In the genome of Paenibacillus pabuli, one region contains:
- the lysA gene encoding diaminopimelate decarboxylase, whose translation MYLHGTSKINAQGHLEIGGVDTTDLKEQFGTPLYVVDEQLVRERCREYMEAFRASGLGFQVAYASKAFCVMAMCALAAEEGLSLDVVSDGELFTALQAGFPAERIHFHGNNKTLEEIEMALDAEIGCFVVDNFNELHLLQAVAADKNRKVNILLRVTPGVEAHTHEYISTGQTDSKFGFDIGNGTAFEAIELASKQSNLVLLGVHSHIGSQIFEVEGFQMAVQRVAEFAANVYERLNVAFKVVNLGGGFGIRYIDGDTPLEVSQYVKAITDAVKNHFAQIGYAVPEIWVEPGRSIVGEAGTTLYTVGTSKDIPGVRKYVAVDGGMTDNPRPALYESKYEAVLANRANEAAQETVSVAGKCCESGDMLIWDLDLPKVQSGDLLAVACTGAYNYSMASNYNRIRRPAVVFVKDGQGDVVVRRETYQDIIQNDLVPERIAKQPVTR comes from the coding sequence ATGTATTTACATGGTACAAGTAAAATAAATGCACAGGGCCATCTCGAAATTGGTGGCGTAGATACAACGGATTTGAAGGAACAATTTGGAACTCCACTGTACGTTGTGGACGAGCAATTGGTTCGCGAGCGTTGCAGAGAGTACATGGAAGCATTTCGCGCTTCCGGCCTTGGGTTTCAGGTTGCTTATGCAAGTAAAGCGTTCTGCGTGATGGCCATGTGTGCTCTTGCAGCCGAAGAAGGACTTTCCCTGGACGTCGTATCCGATGGTGAATTGTTCACGGCCCTGCAAGCAGGTTTCCCGGCAGAGCGCATTCACTTCCATGGCAACAACAAAACGTTGGAAGAGATTGAAATGGCGCTTGATGCAGAGATTGGCTGTTTCGTTGTGGATAACTTCAATGAGCTTCACTTGCTGCAAGCTGTAGCCGCGGACAAAAATCGCAAAGTTAACATTTTGCTGCGTGTGACGCCTGGCGTTGAAGCGCATACCCATGAATATATCTCAACAGGACAAACGGATTCCAAATTTGGATTCGACATCGGCAATGGAACGGCATTTGAAGCTATTGAACTGGCTTCCAAACAGTCGAACTTGGTGTTACTCGGAGTGCATTCACACATCGGATCCCAAATTTTCGAAGTGGAAGGATTCCAAATGGCAGTTCAACGCGTTGCGGAGTTTGCAGCAAATGTGTATGAGCGTCTTAACGTTGCGTTTAAAGTAGTTAATCTGGGCGGTGGGTTCGGTATCCGCTATATTGATGGGGATACACCGCTTGAAGTTTCACAATACGTAAAAGCCATCACGGATGCGGTGAAAAATCATTTTGCTCAAATCGGCTATGCCGTGCCTGAGATCTGGGTTGAACCGGGCCGCAGCATCGTAGGTGAAGCGGGAACAACGCTCTACACTGTTGGAACAAGCAAAGATATTCCAGGAGTTCGCAAATACGTAGCTGTGGATGGCGGAATGACAGACAATCCGCGTCCTGCATTGTATGAGTCCAAATATGAAGCCGTATTGGCAAATCGTGCAAATGAGGCTGCTCAGGAAACGGTATCTGTTGCTGGTAAATGCTGTGAGAGCGGCGATATGCTGATTTGGGATCTGGATCTGCCTAAAGTGCAAAGCGGCGATCTGCTTGCAGTAGCTTGCACAGGCGCGTACAACTACTCTATGGCAAGCAACTACAACCGGATTCGTCGTCCTGCAGTTGTGTTTGTCAAAGACGGCCAAGGAGACGTTGTGGTACGCCGTGAGACGTATCAGGACATCATCCAGAATGATCTGGTACCTGAGCGCATTGCAAAACAGCCAGTTACTCGTTAA